The genomic DNA AGAAGACGCCGTACATTGTGAGTGTGCATCCTTATCAAATCGCATCAGGTCCATCGGGGTATGTGGTGATGTTTCAAAGCACTCGGTCGATTGAACAGCTGGTAGATAAGCTAAACCTACACTTTGGTCTGGCGGGCGTAACGAGCTTTGTTGTGCTATTCATCATTTATGCGATTCTCTCTAAATTGTTAACACGTCCGTTAATTCGCATGAAGGAAGCGACGGAGAAGCTCAGTAACGGTGATTTCAATGTCAGTCTTCCAGCTGTAGGGAACGATGAGCTTGGGGAGCTATCCAGCTCGATTCAAAAGCTTGCGACAGATTTGGAAAGGCTAAAAACCGAGCGCAATGAATTTCTCGCATCCATCGCCCATGAATTAAGTACCCCGCTAACGTATTTAATGGGGTATTCAAAAATTGCGATGCGACAGGAGTTAAGGGAGTCAGAGCGTCAGCATTACTTGGAAATTATTGCGGAAGAATCTAATCGTATGAAAGAGCTTGTGAAAAATTTATTGGATTTAGCCAAAATGGATGAAACAACGTTTACGGTAACAAAAGAACGTTTTGAAGCACGTCCATTTCTGGAAGATCTCCAACGGTTGGTGGAGCCTTCTTTTAAGCTAAAGCATATCCAGCTGGTGGTTCGATGTGACGAGGATTTCCAAATCCAAGCCGACCCGCTTCGTTTAGAGCAAATTGTGCTGAATTTATTGGATAATGCTTTGAAGTATTCAGGGGAACAGACAACGGTTACGATGGAGGCTTTTTTTGAAAAGGGGAAAACGGTGATTCGTGTGATCGATTTTGGCATGGGCATTCCAGCAGAGGAGCAGGCGTTTATTTTTGAGAAATTGTATCGTGTTGAAAAATCGCGCTCTCGGACATTTGGCGGATCAGGTATTGGTTTGGCGGTGGTGAAGGAACTTGTTGAGGCGCATGGTGGGCGTATTGAAGTGGAAAGTAGTGTAGGAAAAGGGAGTACGTTTACGGTCATATTGTAAGAAGGAGGTAAGCGTATGCGGACGATTTTACTAGTGGATGATGAACAGCGAATGCTGGATCTAATTGAATTGTTTTTAATGCCACAAGACTTCAGGTGTTTGAAGGAGACGAGTGGAGAGCGGGCATTGGCGACACTTGAACGAGAAAAGGTCAGCCTTGTATTATTAGATGTCATGATGCCAGAAATGGACGGCTGGGAAGTTTGTCAACGAATACGCGCATTTTCGGATGTCCCGATTATTATGTTGACGGCGAGATCAGATAAGCTCGATGTTGTGAAGGGGCTTGGTACAGGCGCGGATGATTACATGACAAAACCTTTTGACGAACGAGAATTAACAGCGAGAGTCCAAGCGTTGTTACGGCGTTTTCCTGACGATGCGTTAGCGGGTGACAAGATTGTTTATGGTGATTTCAAGCTAGATAAAGAAACGTACTCCATACAATACAACGCTGTTACAGCACAACTGACCTTAAAAGAGTTTTATATTATCGAGGCGTTAATCGCACGGCCAAAAAAGACATTTACACGCGAAGAGTTATTGCATGCTGCATGGGAATTTGACACATATACGGATATTCGCACAGTGGATTCGCATATTCGTAATTTACGAGAAAAGTTGAAAAATAAAGGATTTCCGATTGATGCGTTCCTCAAAACCGTGTGGGGCATTGGCTATAAGTGGAGTTAAGTAAGCAGTATAACAAACTAGGTGGTGCTTGAAAGATGTATGGATGGCTATCAAAACTAAGTGCAACAATTAGTGAACCGCTCACGGGGCTGATGCATGCTTTTGCAGGTGAGCCACTGATCTTTGCGTTGCTGTTAGGTTTCATCGGGGCGGTTGCGCCTTGTCAGTTAACGGGGAATATGAGTGCGATAACGTTTTATGGTAATCGAACGGTTCAAATGAAAAATAATTGGTCGGAAATCGCTTTTTTTATCGCTGGAAAAGTAGTGGTTTTTAGCTTGCTTGGTTTGCTCGCTTGGCTATTTGGCCGATCGTTTGAGACGAAAATGACGGAGTATTTTTCGCTATTTCGTAAAGGGATTGGACCGTTGATTATGATGACGGGGGTTGTCCTGTTAGGTATTCTCAAGTTGGAGTTTTTACATCGACTAACAGCGCGTATTCCGATGCGGATGCGCGGAGGAAAGGTTGGCTCTTTTCTGTTGGGTGCTAGTTTTTCCTTAGCGTTTTGTCCAACGATGTTTGTGATTTTCTTTTTGTGGCTAATGCCCGTCGTGGCGACGACTTCTTATGGTTTGGTTTTACCGGCAGTGTTCGGCATTGCAACGTCAGTTCCGCTCCTGTTATTATGGGCGCTTATCTGGTTGTTTGATGAAAAGCGTTTGATTATGAAGCGAAGCAGAAAAGTTGGGAGTGCGATTCAACGTTTTGCGGGTATCCTTTTGGTCATCATTGGCTTATTCGATACGCTTACTTTTTGGGGAGTTTGAACAGTGTCCTATTCGCTGAAATTGATGCGGTAGGGCATTTTTTATCTTCATTCAACAAATCTTTTTGTACTGAAAGCGAAGCGTCTGCTACAGAAAACTCCCACTTCGATAGGTAGCGAGATGAATGTGGTTTTGTTTTTCTGTTCAGTGGGTGTTCAAACGCCGGCTGAATGATAGAGGTACGCAGGCTAAGGTCGCCACGTCCAAAGAAAGGTGCCTTAACTTCTGCAAAAAGCGCAGAAACATGGCAAATCGAACCCTTCGCAGTTCGATTGGCAACGCCTGCATGGCCTACATTCTGTAGGCCCCGAGCTCGAAAAAAATCTGGACGCAATTACGCCGAGGCGTAATTGATAGGAGTGCATAACTCCCAACTTATTTTAAAATGTTGCGTTAGGGAAACTCGTAGCATACAATGACAATATAATGAAAAATCAAAAGATACAACTCATAGAGAGAGGAAGAATAGGATGCTTGAATTTTTTATGGGGCTAGATCCCGTTTACCAAGCTTTGCTCGCGACTTTATTCACCTGGGGAATGACTGCGATTGGTGCGGCATTGGTCTTTACGACGAAGACGGTGAATCAAAAGCTGATGGACGGTATGCTGGGCTTCGCAGGGGGTGTGATGATTGCGGCTAGTTTTTGGTCGTTGCTGGCACCGGCGATTGAGATGGCGGAAAGTGGACCATTTCCATCCTGGTTCCCCGCTGCGTCAGGTTTTTTGTTAGGTGGGTTCTTCTTGTGGCTAGCTGATAAGATCATTCCGCATTTGCATCCAACTTCGTCAATGAAGGAAGCTGAGGGCATACATCCTGAAAAGAAGCGCCGCAGCACACTACTTGTGCTTGCCATTACACTGCACAACATTCCTGAAGGGTTAGCTGTAGGTGTTGCATTTGGTGCTGTGGCTGCTGGTTTTCCATCGGCGTCACTAGCTGCTGCGATTGCGTTAGCGGTCGGAATTGGAATTCAAAATTTACCCGAAGGTACGGCTGTTTCCATGCCTTTGCGGAGAGATGGGATGTCCCGTAAAAAGGCGTTTCTGTATGGTCAATCTTCAGGAGCAGTAGAGCCAATCGCTGCCGTTATTGGGGTTTTGGCCGTTACGCTCATGGCACCGATTTTACCATTTGCCTTAAGTTTTGCGGCGGGCGCAATGATTTTTGTTGTTGTCGAAGAAGTGATCCCAGGTTCGCAGGAAAATGGTAATAAGGATTTAGCTTCGATGTGTTTAATGCTTGGATTTGCGGTCATGATGATTTTGGACGTAGCATTTGGATAAAAGCACGTCTGTTGATTAGCCAAAAAACAAATAAAACCGTGCACTAGGCATTTTGTATACAATGGCTTTTAGATTGTATTGGATTGAACAAATTCTATATCATTATCGAGGTGTTTTTATGTGTAGGGATGTGACGGAGTCACATCCCTACACATTTTTTTCGATAATCGTATGATGATTGTTCATCCGTTGCGCTCCAAAATTCCAGGTATACAAAGTGCAAATACTTTTTAGGAAGAAAGAATTGCTGACTTTTTACTTAGAGTAGCGGCCAAAGATACAGTTTTGGCCGCAGAAGTCTTTGTAATGGTTTTTTCTGTTGTAATCGTTTGGGCGTTTTCACTTTCTACTTGGCTTGTCATATTAAGAAGCCTAAGCCTTGCTACAAGTAAAGAAGGAATGCATTGTACAACGTGCAAGAGTGCCCGAAATTGTATCTTCGGGCACTTACACTCTCTATAGAAGATTATCTATTCTTTTCTTTCCGAGCAACCGCATTTTTCACTGAACGATTGGAGAGACGCGACAGGTACTGATTTGCAATAGCATTATGAAAATGAGTATTTCTAGACATACTCGCCATTTAAACAGAAGGAATTGATTCCTCCCCTAAAGCTATCGCGAATCACGTGCTAAAAGTGGAGCAGAAATCGTTCAGGGAAAATGAAGATGTAAAGCATTTCTCAGTAATGTTAAGTAATAGCTAATCAATAGGTGTGCGATAAAAAATCACTTAAGAGGCGACTTCATCTTCGGATGGGGTCGTTTTTTTGAGCCGATAAATCAATTACGCTTCGGCGTAATTGTGTCCAGATTTTTTTTCGAGCTCGCTCGAAAAGCTCCCCTAAAAATCTGTGACATCCGCCGGAGGCTTATCTTCGTTCAGCGGGTGTTCGAACACCCACTGAACAGTAAAACAAAACCGCATTCATCTCGCCACCTATTGAGGTGGGCATTTTTCGCTGAATGAAGATAATTGGCATAATTTGAATGCTAGCTGCTTATACTGTGTAACAAGTGATTAATAGAGTCCAAGATTATGGGCAACGAAAGAGTTTGATTGTTATTAATATGATGAAACCAACGAAGAATATGGAGGGGCCGCAAGTGGAAAAGTTGCATCGTCGTTTAGATGTAAGAACGCCCATTATGTATCGCTATCATTATGGAAAGAGGATTTTTGATATTGTGAGTAGTTTACTGCTTCTTATTTGTTTACTGCCTTTGCTCATCTTATTGTCGATTGCGATTATCTTGTTTTCAGGTAGACCAGTCTTTTTCGCCCAATCAAGAACGGGTATTGATAATAAACCCTTTACGATTTTTAAGTTTCGTACGATGAAAGCCACGAAACAAGCGGACAGCAGGCATCAGTATGAATGGCAAGAAGGTGTTCCCGACAATTTTCTTTTTAAAACAGCAGATGATGTAGCCGTCACGGCAATTGGAAAGATATTACGGAAATATAGTTTGGACGAGTTGCCGCAACTTCTGAATGTCTTGATAGGAAATATGAGCATTGTTGGACCGCGGCCAGAAATACCGGAAATTACAAATCTATATAGCAACCAACAGGCAAAGCGTTTACTTGTTAAACCAGGGATTACAGGGTATGCACAAGTGAATGGACGATCTGAAATCAATCATGGCAAGAAAATAGCATACGATCTTTACTATGTTAATAATAGGAGCCTGTTGCTAGATTTCAAGATTATTAGAGCGACAATCGTAACGGTCATAAAGGGAAAAGGGGCTTATTGAGAATGAATATGAAAAGGGCAAGAAATTCTACAATAAACTAGAGAAGGTGGGGAAACCATGGGTTATATTCGACTCGATTACTCGAAAGTTACTCCATCTTTTGGAACGGACGATTTACATTACTATCAAGAGCGTATTGATGTTTTTCATAAAGCAATACGCCATAGCTTTGAGTCAGAGCATAATTCGTTAGGCTGGGTGGATTTACCAGTCCAGTTTGACAAAGAAGAATTGAAACACATTAAACGCGCTGCTTCGAAAGTGAAGAAGACGAGTGATGTTTTACTGGTCATTGGAATTGGTGGCTCTTATTTAGGATCTCGTGCGGCAATTGAGATGCTGACCCATAGTTTTTATAATCTCCTCCCTAAAGAAAAGCGCACTACCCCCCAACTATTCTTTGTCGGTCATAATTTGAGTTCAGTTTACATATCGGATCTCATGGAGTTGCTAGAGGGAAAAGATTTCTCAATCAATGTCATATCGAAGTCAGGTACAACGATGGAGCCGGCAATCGCATTTCGGATATTCCGGCAATTACTTGTCGATAGATATGGAGAGATGGGGGCGAAATCACGTATTTATGTAACAACAGACGGAGTGAAAGGGTCATTAAAAACAGTAGCTACACTAGAAGGGTATGAAACGTTTGCCATTCCCGAAAATATTGGCGGTCGCTATTCTGTGCTCACAGCAGTCGGACTTTTTCCAATTGCGGTAAGTGGTATTTGTATAGATGAATTGCTAAGGGGGGCTCGTGCGGCAAGGGGGGAGTTAGATCAGCGGGATGTAACTAAAAATGCGGCCTACCAATATGCTGCAATTCGCAACAGCCTGTATAAACAGGGGAAAACCATTGAGCTATTAGTGAGCTATGAGCCCAACTTTCACTATTTCGCAGAATGGTGGAAACAATTATATGCAGAAAGCGAAGGGAAAAATAACAAAGGGATATTTCCTACTTCGGCCATTTTTTCTACAGACCTCCATTCATTAGGACAATATATTCAAGAAGGCAGACAAGATTTATTTGAAACCATTATTCAAGTTCAAACGCCTCAAAAAGAATTGGTTATTGAAACAGAAACCTCCGATTTCGATGAATTGAATTATTTGGGTGGCAGGACGGTTGAGTTTGTTAAAAATAAGGCTTTTGAAGGTGCTCTGCTTGCTCATACAGAAGGAGGGACCCCTAATCTCATCATTCAGATTCCAGAAATCAATCCGTTTACATTCGGCTATTTAGTCTACTTTTTCCAACTGTCCTGTGCTATGAGTGGGTACTTACTAGGGGTGAATCCATTCAATCAACCCGGTGTAGAGGCCTATAAAAAGAATATGTTTCACCTATTGGATAGGCCTGGGTACGAGAAGAAACAAGTCGAAGTTGTACAGGTTACAAGTGTCTAGTTGAAGGCTTGATGCCTAAGTCGCCATAGGTCATGAAAAAACGTTCATATTAACCCGAAAAAGTGGTGAAGAAGATGTACAAAAAAGCAAAAATGAAGGACGTAGTAAAAGTCCTTAAAAAGAGATTCTTAGTCATGATACTTACTGCAATTTGCATTACGGGTTCCATTATCATTACGTCTCTTTATCTTATGAAACCGACCTATCAGTACACAATTCAAGTATTGGCAGGGTCTTTAAGTATGGATATTGAGGAATCTTCCATTAATAAAGTGCAAGAAAACAGACAGTTGGCCATATCGTATATGGATACAATCAAAAGCCCCCAAATTATGATAGGCGTCAAAGAAGAGCTGAAGCTCGCTCGTTCAAATTATGAGTTGCTCAAGCAAATTTCCGTAACCAATCGAGATAATTCACAGATCATTACGATTTCCATTAAAGATTCGAATCCAAAGTTAGCCAAAGCCATTGCACAGTCTATCGCAAATCAGTCCATAAACAGTTTTAAAGGC from Sporosarcina sp. FSL K6-1522 includes the following:
- a CDS encoding sulfite exporter TauE/SafE family protein, producing the protein MYGWLSKLSATISEPLTGLMHAFAGEPLIFALLLGFIGAVAPCQLTGNMSAITFYGNRTVQMKNNWSEIAFFIAGKVVVFSLLGLLAWLFGRSFETKMTEYFSLFRKGIGPLIMMTGVVLLGILKLEFLHRLTARIPMRMRGGKVGSFLLGASFSLAFCPTMFVIFFLWLMPVVATTSYGLVLPAVFGIATSVPLLLLWALIWLFDEKRLIMKRSRKVGSAIQRFAGILLVIIGLFDTLTFWGV
- a CDS encoding sugar transferase, with amino-acid sequence MEKLHRRLDVRTPIMYRYHYGKRIFDIVSSLLLLICLLPLLILLSIAIILFSGRPVFFAQSRTGIDNKPFTIFKFRTMKATKQADSRHQYEWQEGVPDNFLFKTADDVAVTAIGKILRKYSLDELPQLLNVLIGNMSIVGPRPEIPEITNLYSNQQAKRLLVKPGITGYAQVNGRSEINHGKKIAYDLYYVNNRSLLLDFKIIRATIVTVIKGKGAY
- a CDS encoding response regulator transcription factor; the protein is MRTILLVDDEQRMLDLIELFLMPQDFRCLKETSGERALATLEREKVSLVLLDVMMPEMDGWEVCQRIRAFSDVPIIMLTARSDKLDVVKGLGTGADDYMTKPFDERELTARVQALLRRFPDDALAGDKIVYGDFKLDKETYSIQYNAVTAQLTLKEFYIIEALIARPKKTFTREELLHAAWEFDTYTDIRTVDSHIRNLREKLKNKGFPIDAFLKTVWGIGYKWS
- a CDS encoding ZIP family metal transporter, with the protein product MLEFFMGLDPVYQALLATLFTWGMTAIGAALVFTTKTVNQKLMDGMLGFAGGVMIAASFWSLLAPAIEMAESGPFPSWFPAASGFLLGGFFLWLADKIIPHLHPTSSMKEAEGIHPEKKRRSTLLVLAITLHNIPEGLAVGVAFGAVAAGFPSASLAAAIALAVGIGIQNLPEGTAVSMPLRRDGMSRKKAFLYGQSSGAVEPIAAVIGVLAVTLMAPILPFALSFAAGAMIFVVVEEVIPGSQENGNKDLASMCLMLGFAVMMILDVAFG
- a CDS encoding glucose-6-phosphate isomerase, coding for MGYIRLDYSKVTPSFGTDDLHYYQERIDVFHKAIRHSFESEHNSLGWVDLPVQFDKEELKHIKRAASKVKKTSDVLLVIGIGGSYLGSRAAIEMLTHSFYNLLPKEKRTTPQLFFVGHNLSSVYISDLMELLEGKDFSINVISKSGTTMEPAIAFRIFRQLLVDRYGEMGAKSRIYVTTDGVKGSLKTVATLEGYETFAIPENIGGRYSVLTAVGLFPIAVSGICIDELLRGARAARGELDQRDVTKNAAYQYAAIRNSLYKQGKTIELLVSYEPNFHYFAEWWKQLYAESEGKNNKGIFPTSAIFSTDLHSLGQYIQEGRQDLFETIIQVQTPQKELVIETETSDFDELNYLGGRTVEFVKNKAFEGALLAHTEGGTPNLIIQIPEINPFTFGYLVYFFQLSCAMSGYLLGVNPFNQPGVEAYKKNMFHLLDRPGYEKKQVEVVQVTSV
- a CDS encoding HAMP domain-containing sensor histidine kinase; protein product: MNKISIKLATYFFIAVLIMEVSLILYLHKNIIEARTDEEYARLLASGANHRDVLEDNYSATTIEHIAWMEANSDREVVIIDHAGNLAGSSDDDNPILAQTLALVSKLGTDTEGIVIDDWKKTPYIVSVHPYQIASGPSGYVVMFQSTRSIEQLVDKLNLHFGLAGVTSFVVLFIIYAILSKLLTRPLIRMKEATEKLSNGDFNVSLPAVGNDELGELSSSIQKLATDLERLKTERNEFLASIAHELSTPLTYLMGYSKIAMRQELRESERQHYLEIIAEESNRMKELVKNLLDLAKMDETTFTVTKERFEARPFLEDLQRLVEPSFKLKHIQLVVRCDEDFQIQADPLRLEQIVLNLLDNALKYSGEQTTVTMEAFFEKGKTVIRVIDFGMGIPAEEQAFIFEKLYRVEKSRSRTFGGSGIGLAVVKELVEAHGGRIEVESSVGKGSTFTVIL
- a CDS encoding Wzz/FepE/Etk N-terminal domain-containing protein, with the translated sequence MYKKAKMKDVVKVLKKRFLVMILTAICITGSIIITSLYLMKPTYQYTIQVLAGSLSMDIEESSINKVQENRQLAISYMDTIKSPQIMIGVKEELKLARSNYELLKQISVTNRDNSQIITISIKDSNPKLAKAIAQSIANQSINSFKGFANVSQINVLLDPNIIEESELLFPKPKFVIAISIVLGIFAGIVLVLIQEHFDDAAFSDAELERLGLSLLGKVHVNTKGKNIRKVRYRTLSLTKRGEHLGY